A genomic segment from Sulfuritalea hydrogenivorans sk43H encodes:
- a CDS encoding DUF4149 domain-containing protein yields MRKLASALYSIAVAAWVGGLLAIGFIAAPVLFTQLADRSVAGNLAGAMFTVTAWVGLGCGAYLILFVLFVKGWRALQSGVFWIVLLMVGLTVAGHFGVQPILAQLQADALPRRVMESALRDRFTTWHGVSSALYLVQTLLGIWLVIVQERGRAR; encoded by the coding sequence ATGAGGAAGCTGGCTTCCGCGCTCTACAGCATCGCGGTTGCTGCCTGGGTCGGCGGCCTGCTGGCAATCGGCTTCATCGCCGCGCCCGTGCTGTTTACCCAGCTGGCGGATCGCAGCGTGGCCGGCAACCTGGCCGGCGCGATGTTCACCGTCACGGCGTGGGTCGGCCTCGGTTGTGGCGCTTACCTGATCCTGTTCGTGCTGTTTGTCAAAGGCTGGCGGGCGCTGCAGTCCGGCGTGTTCTGGATCGTGCTGCTGATGGTCGGCCTGACGGTCGCCGGGCACTTTGGCGTGCAGCCGATACTAGCCCAGTTGCAGGCGGACGCCTTGCCGCGCCGGGTCATGGAAAGCGCCTTGCGGGATCGTTTCACCACCTGGCACGGCGTGTCGAGCGCGCTCTACCTGGTGCAAACCCTGCTGGGAATCTGGCTCGTGATCGTGCAGGAACGTGGCAGGGCGCGCTAG
- a CDS encoding YhbY family RNA-binding protein, producing the protein MTENTAQLSPTQRRALRAAAHHLNPVVSISQKGLTPSVLAEIDRCLKAHELIKLRLYGIEREVREALFIEICTALKCAEVQHIGNLLVLWRENPKDAAAQESALAGRRKSEPAITKKQAAARTEARNRKR; encoded by the coding sequence ATGACTGAAAATACTGCTCAACTGAGCCCCACCCAGCGTCGCGCCCTGCGGGCCGCCGCGCATCATCTGAATCCTGTCGTATCCATCAGCCAGAAGGGCCTGACACCTTCCGTCCTGGCCGAAATCGACCGTTGCCTCAAGGCCCACGAACTGATCAAGCTGCGACTTTACGGCATTGAACGGGAAGTGCGCGAGGCCCTGTTCATTGAAATCTGCACTGCGCTCAAGTGCGCCGAGGTGCAGCACATCGGCAACCTGCTGGTGCTCTGGCGCGAGAATCCCAAGGATGCCGCGGCTCAGGAGTCGGCGCTGGCGGGACGGCGAAAATCCGAGCCGGCCATCACCAAGAAGCAGGCCGCTGCCCGCACCGAAGCCCGTAACCGCAAGCGCTAG
- a CDS encoding RlmE family RNA methyltransferase, producing the protein MSGKIESNKKVKKNKTTKAWITEHVNDAYVQRARAEGWRSRAAFKLIEIDDKDKLLKPGMTVVDLGSAPGSWSQVAARRIAPGGRLIALDLLPMEPVHGVQFIQGDFHDDSVLKALSDALDGRQVDLVLSDMAPNMSGIGMVDQARVMVLAELTLEFCALHLKPGGDMLVKVFQGDGFMELRKALQLQFDSLQMRKPAASRNRSAEIYLLARGKKA; encoded by the coding sequence GTGAGCGGCAAGATCGAGAGCAACAAGAAGGTCAAGAAGAACAAGACCACCAAGGCCTGGATCACCGAGCACGTCAATGACGCCTACGTGCAGCGGGCCAGGGCCGAGGGCTGGCGTTCGCGCGCGGCATTCAAACTCATCGAAATCGACGACAAGGACAAGCTGCTGAAGCCCGGCATGACCGTGGTCGACCTCGGTTCCGCGCCGGGTAGCTGGTCGCAGGTCGCCGCCAGGCGCATCGCCCCCGGCGGACGGTTGATTGCGCTCGACCTGCTGCCGATGGAGCCGGTACATGGCGTCCAGTTCATCCAGGGCGATTTCCACGACGACTCCGTCCTGAAGGCGCTGTCCGATGCCCTCGATGGCCGCCAGGTAGACCTTGTATTGTCGGACATGGCCCCCAATATGTCGGGTATCGGCATGGTCGATCAGGCGCGGGTGATGGTTCTGGCGGAGCTGACCCTGGAGTTTTGCGCGCTGCACTTGAAACCCGGGGGCGACATGCTGGTCAAAGTCTTCCAGGGTGATGGTTTCATGGAGTTGCGCAAGGCGTTGCAGTTGCAGTTCGACAGCCTGCAGATGAGGAAGCCGGCCGCCTCGCGCAATCGCAGCGCCGAGATATACCTGCTGGCACGGGGTAAAAAGGCCTGA